One window of the Phormidium ambiguum IAM M-71 genome contains the following:
- a CDS encoding PAS domain-containing protein, with translation MFANVARSRKIPLRSVLILPFVLQIFAAVGLTGYFSLQNGQKAVNDVAAQLRREIATRIEQNLHIYLATPHLVNQINADAVSLGQLSMEDMAAWERHIWRQKNRFNSVNGMVIINEQGKGIAIQTKDEGNLEIQATGTTNTNQLYIYSVGERGERKTLLKVVNNFDPRKITAYKQIVQSGKPTWGPIFFGETIHTPVMAANQPVFDKNGKIMGVLFTNLRLSLIGNFLQTLKVGKTGQTFIIERSGMLVATSTSEKPYRNKQRFLAADSQDILTKTTAKYLTERFNNLNEIKSSQQLDFLLNGQKQFVQVVPFKDSKGIDWLIVIAVPENDFMEQINASRHTTILLCILALFVAAVLGIITSQWIAQPIGSLGEAASAIANGDFEQKVVNSSVKEVSALASSFNLMSQQLKQSYEQLEDYSHSLEQKVAERTQELEQEIRDRKQIQEILRESEQRYHLTLESVNEGIWDWRIKTNAIYFSPQWKTMLGYQDSEIPNEYSSWDELVHPDDVQLILDSVVEYLNSGSNEPYSWEFRMRHKNGSYRWILSRGRVVERDAENQPIRLVGSHTDLTDRKQAEIELQIAKETADAANKAKSEFLANMSHELRTPLNGILGYAQILMSSKSLGSPDLNSAKIIHQCGSHLLTLINDILDFSKIEARKLELYPSQFHFGSFLEEVSQIFYLKAEQKSISLICQFDSSLPNNVQADEKRLRQVLMNLLSNAIKFTDRGGVTFKVQLTKSVALKPNSKQLNTINTIRFQIEDTGVGISEEQMQKIFQPFEQVGNTQKMAEGTGLGLAISLKIVEMMGSKIQVTSQLNAGSQFWFDLDLPSAHNWEELTVQPQDTLRAIAGYQGTKLTILVVDDKWENRSVLVNLLTPLGFEMLEAANGQAALKQINSYQINAIITDLLMPEMDGFELIHYLRSQPQFQNLVIIVSSASVFPSAQNKSLDFGANAFLSKPIQVNELLLLLQKHLNISWIYQDSSHIEPNVTQSVPSNSGSDLVPPPDEELVILYDLVMRGNLKAVNKKVEELKKLDGKYIPFAEKVGDLASNFQEKQLRLFINDYKTEK, from the coding sequence ATGTTCGCAAATGTTGCTCGCTCACGAAAAATTCCGTTACGCAGTGTCTTAATTCTTCCTTTTGTTTTACAAATCTTTGCAGCTGTAGGATTAACAGGTTATTTTTCGTTACAAAACGGACAGAAAGCAGTTAATGATGTAGCAGCACAGTTGCGCCGTGAAATTGCCACAAGAATTGAGCAGAATTTACATATTTATCTTGCTACTCCTCATTTAGTTAATCAAATTAATGCTGATGCTGTTAGTCTGGGTCAATTGAGCATGGAAGATATGGCAGCATGGGAGCGTCATATTTGGCGACAAAAAAATCGATTTAACAGCGTAAATGGCATGGTAATAATAAATGAACAAGGTAAAGGTATAGCTATTCAGACTAAGGATGAAGGAAATCTAGAAATTCAGGCAACAGGTACAACAAATACGAATCAGCTATATATTTATTCTGTGGGCGAGCGAGGGGAGAGAAAGACATTACTCAAAGTTGTGAACAATTTCGATCCGCGAAAAATAACAGCTTATAAACAGATCGTACAATCTGGCAAACCTACCTGGGGTCCAATTTTTTTTGGCGAGACTATTCATACCCCTGTAATGGCGGCAAATCAGCCAGTTTTTGACAAAAACGGAAAAATTATGGGCGTTTTATTTACAAATCTACGTTTATCTCTAATTGGGAATTTTTTACAAACTTTAAAAGTGGGAAAAACGGGACAGACTTTTATTATTGAGCGAAGCGGAATGTTAGTGGCGACTTCGACATCCGAAAAACCCTATCGAAATAAACAAAGATTTCTAGCTGCTGATAGCCAAGATATCTTAACCAAAACTACTGCTAAATATTTAACAGAGCGATTTAATAATCTTAATGAAATTAAAAGTTCTCAGCAGTTAGACTTCTTACTGAACGGACAAAAACAATTCGTACAAGTCGTTCCTTTTAAAGATAGTAAAGGTATTGATTGGTTAATTGTAATTGCGGTTCCAGAAAATGATTTTATGGAACAAATTAATGCGAGCAGACATACAACTATTTTACTGTGTATTTTGGCGTTATTTGTGGCAGCTGTTTTGGGAATAATTACTTCTCAGTGGATAGCGCAACCTATTGGAAGTTTGGGCGAAGCAGCAAGCGCGATCGCCAACGGGGACTTCGAGCAAAAAGTAGTTAATTCCTCAGTTAAAGAAGTTAGTGCCTTAGCTAGTTCTTTCAATCTCATGAGTCAGCAACTCAAACAATCTTACGAACAACTAGAAGATTATTCGCACTCTTTAGAACAAAAGGTCGCAGAAAGAACTCAAGAATTAGAGCAAGAAATACGCGATCGCAAACAAATACAAGAAATACTCCGGGAAAGCGAACAAAGGTATCATTTAACCCTAGAAAGTGTTAATGAGGGCATCTGGGACTGGCGAATCAAAACAAACGCGATCTATTTTTCACCTCAATGGAAAACCATGCTAGGCTATCAAGACAGCGAAATTCCTAACGAATATAGTTCTTGGGACGAACTCGTTCACCCCGACGATGTACAACTAATATTAGACTCCGTAGTGGAGTATTTGAACAGTGGAAGTAACGAACCTTATAGTTGGGAATTTCGGATGCGACACAAAAACGGTAGCTACAGGTGGATACTATCCCGAGGTCGAGTTGTCGAGCGAGATGCAGAAAATCAACCCATACGTTTAGTAGGTTCTCACACCGATCTTACCGATCGCAAACAAGCAGAAATAGAATTGCAAATAGCCAAGGAAACCGCCGACGCTGCTAACAAAGCTAAAAGCGAATTTTTGGCAAACATGAGCCACGAACTTCGCACACCCCTCAACGGAATTTTAGGCTATGCTCAAATCCTTATGAGTTCAAAAAGTTTAGGTTCTCCAGATTTGAACAGTGCAAAAATTATTCATCAATGTGGCTCTCATTTACTCACCTTAATTAACGATATTCTCGACTTTTCTAAAATCGAAGCGAGGAAATTAGAACTTTACCCATCCCAATTTCATTTCGGCTCATTTTTAGAGGAAGTCAGCCAAATCTTTTACCTCAAAGCCGAACAAAAATCTATTAGCTTGATTTGTCAATTTGATTCTTCTTTACCCAACAACGTACAAGCAGATGAAAAACGCTTAAGACAAGTACTCATGAATCTCTTAAGTAATGCCATCAAATTTACCGATCGAGGAGGCGTTACTTTCAAAGTTCAACTTACAAAATCAGTCGCCTTAAAACCAAACTCTAAGCAATTGAACACCATCAACACTATCCGCTTTCAAATTGAAGATACTGGAGTGGGGATTAGTGAAGAACAAATGCAGAAAATTTTTCAACCTTTTGAACAGGTAGGCAACACCCAAAAGATGGCAGAAGGAACAGGTTTGGGATTGGCAATTAGTTTAAAAATCGTCGAAATGATGGGTAGTAAAATTCAAGTTACTAGTCAATTAAATGCTGGCAGCCAGTTTTGGTTTGATTTAGATTTACCTTCTGCTCATAACTGGGAAGAATTGACAGTCCAGCCACAAGATACGCTTCGTGCGATCGCAGGTTATCAGGGAACTAAACTGACAATTCTCGTAGTTGATGATAAGTGGGAAAATCGCTCCGTCCTGGTTAATTTATTAACGCCTCTAGGTTTTGAAATGCTAGAAGCTGCAAATGGTCAAGCAGCTTTGAAACAAATTAATTCTTATCAAATTAACGCTATTATCACTGATTTACTCATGCCAGAAATGGATGGTTTTGAGTTAATACACTATCTCCGCTCCCAACCTCAATTCCAAAATTTAGTTATTATTGTTTCCTCAGCCAGTGTGTTTCCATCTGCTCAAAATAAGAGTTTAGATTTCGGTGCCAATGCCTTTTTGTCTAAACCAATCCAGGTTAATGAATTATTATTACTACTCCAAAAACACTTAAACATATCTTGGATATATCAAGATTCATCTCACATCGAGCCAAATGTCACTCAATCCGTGCCATCAAATTCAGGTTCTGATTTAGTGCCTCCACCAGATGAAGAACTCGTAATTTTATACGACTTGGTAATGAGAGGTAATTTAAAAGCAGTTAATAAAAAAGTTGAAGAATTAAAAAAATTGGATGGAAAATATATTCCCTTTGCAGAAAAAGTAGGTGATTTGGCGAGCAATTTTCAGGAAAAACAACTACGCTTATTTATCAACGATTACAAAACTGAAAAGTGA
- the tsaB gene encoding tRNA (adenosine(37)-N6)-threonylcarbamoyltransferase complex dimerization subunit type 1 TsaB produces MELKGYGLGIHSSSPELGIIISNFTDDIRCETWNLGHDLSTHLHQYLAEFIQPQSWSDLAFIAVAKGPGSFTGTRIGVVTARTLAQQLEVPLFAVSTLAAVAWAHDPGNDRQAIAVQMPASRGEVFAAVYQKSVNYLTQVELLPDTVMKPEVWQQTLANLTYPYKLIEISGNMGASVSHLLELAYLDWQQGLRPHWSEALPFYGQHPVE; encoded by the coding sequence ATGGAGTTAAAGGGATATGGCTTGGGTATTCACAGTAGTAGCCCTGAATTAGGGATAATTATCAGTAATTTTACTGATGATATTCGCTGTGAAACCTGGAATTTAGGGCATGATTTATCAACACACTTACATCAATATTTAGCTGAATTTATCCAACCGCAATCTTGGTCAGACTTGGCATTTATTGCGGTTGCAAAAGGCCCTGGTAGTTTTACGGGTACGCGCATTGGTGTAGTCACTGCCCGCACTTTGGCGCAGCAGTTAGAAGTTCCTTTGTTTGCGGTTTCTACTTTAGCGGCGGTTGCTTGGGCGCATGACCCTGGGAACGATCGACAAGCGATCGCAGTTCAAATGCCTGCCAGTCGCGGTGAGGTATTTGCAGCAGTTTATCAAAAATCTGTCAACTATCTAACGCAGGTTGAATTATTACCAGACACAGTGATGAAACCGGAAGTTTGGCAACAAACTTTGGCAAATTTGACTTACCCCTACAAGTTGATTGAAATTTCTGGCAATATGGGTGCGTCGGTTTCTCATTTGTTAGAACTGGCATATTTAGATTGGCAACAAGGGTTACGTCCCCATTGGTCAGAAGCTTTACCTTTTTACGGTCAACATCCAGTGGAATGA
- a CDS encoding exosortase-dependent surface protein XDP2: MKLQRTATFLGLACSTVLAVSTAAQAASFTNNVSQTSDPEADIWLNSITQNGVTFNDFNLVKQATILKNDSIKLTGNAGETSNPELGGYVNNTGAASTERGDKATAPGGREVSGLNNPTGDDIAAYLGNTNLNNIIDVEDGGTTKMNLFFEKTIVADNTGLDNLFFWERGEGQWNASDMLIQAIDASGNLIGNALTLLGAEKQYAGFSIDTLEIGSAQKVGTWGVKLSQLGVTSAAGIRIFADWNYRGPDFKVMARSSAPESVPEPATLAGLGLVAASLAAVRRRKVSKLSQ; encoded by the coding sequence ATGAAATTACAACGTACCGCAACTTTTCTAGGCTTAGCTTGCAGCACTGTTTTAGCAGTTTCTACTGCGGCTCAAGCTGCTAGCTTCACCAATAATGTTAGCCAAACATCAGACCCTGAAGCTGATATTTGGTTAAACTCGATTACTCAGAACGGCGTTACATTTAACGATTTTAATCTGGTCAAACAAGCGACAATTCTCAAGAATGATTCGATTAAGTTAACAGGTAACGCGGGAGAAACTTCTAATCCAGAACTCGGCGGATATGTAAATAATACTGGTGCTGCCAGCACAGAACGAGGTGATAAAGCAACTGCACCAGGTGGTAGAGAAGTATCTGGCTTAAATAACCCTACTGGTGATGACATTGCTGCATATTTAGGCAACACCAACCTCAACAATATCATTGACGTTGAAGATGGTGGAACCACCAAGATGAACCTTTTCTTTGAAAAAACAATTGTTGCAGATAACACAGGATTAGATAACTTGTTTTTCTGGGAACGGGGTGAAGGACAGTGGAATGCTAGCGATATGTTAATTCAAGCAATTGATGCTAGCGGAAATTTGATTGGTAATGCTTTAACGCTTTTAGGCGCTGAGAAACAATACGCAGGTTTTAGCATTGATACGCTGGAAATTGGTAGCGCACAAAAAGTAGGAACTTGGGGAGTTAAACTCAGCCAATTGGGAGTAACATCTGCTGCGGGTATCCGAATCTTTGCTGATTGGAATTACAGAGGACCCGATTTCAAGGTGATGGCTCGCTCCAGCGCACCAGAAAGTGTACCAGAACCTGCAACCCTCGCTGGTTTAGGATTAGTAGCTGCTTCTTTAGCTGCTGTTCGTCGTCGTAAAGTCAGCAAATTATCTCAATAG